The following proteins are co-located in the Pedobacter sp. FW305-3-2-15-E-R2A2 genome:
- a CDS encoding ABC transporter permease produces the protein MIIFRLIGESFRFALDALRQNKMRTMLSLLGITIGIFTIIFVFSAVDTLRSKLQASIDKLGSSTVFVQKWPWGGFGDYPWWKYMNRPEASLRDYEGLKDRLEYVEGVSYEISANGRTIKYRSNSVEGGGIRAASQDFNKTWNLDFQEGRYFTDNEGKSGSPVIIIGADIAEGLFNGEPAIGKSITVMARRLTVVGVFKKEGEDMMGMSQDKNILIPLNFAKGIMDVESERYDPTITVRGKDYIALEEVESEIRGAMRAIRRTKPGAEDDFALNKSTIASNQLDQMFGVVDIAGWVIGGFSILVGGFGIANIMFVSVKERTNIIGIQKSLGAKNYFILLQFLFEAIALCLLGGALGLLLVYLLTLALTAGGFEMILFWKNVMLGVTISVVIGTISGFWPAFSASRLDPVEAIRS, from the coding sequence ATGATTATTTTCAGACTAATAGGCGAAAGTTTTCGGTTTGCATTAGATGCACTGCGCCAGAACAAAATGCGGACAATGCTCTCCCTATTGGGGATTACCATCGGGATCTTTACCATCATTTTCGTGTTCTCGGCCGTAGATACCCTCAGGAGTAAACTGCAGGCCAGTATCGATAAACTAGGTTCCAGTACCGTGTTCGTGCAAAAATGGCCATGGGGTGGTTTCGGTGATTACCCATGGTGGAAATATATGAACAGACCCGAAGCCTCACTCAGAGATTATGAAGGACTAAAAGACAGACTGGAATATGTAGAAGGTGTGTCCTACGAAATTTCTGCAAACGGCAGAACAATCAAATACAGAAGTAACTCCGTAGAAGGTGGTGGCATCAGAGCCGCCTCTCAGGATTTTAATAAAACATGGAACCTCGATTTTCAGGAAGGACGATACTTTACTGATAATGAAGGTAAATCCGGATCACCCGTAATTATTATCGGTGCCGATATCGCCGAAGGCCTCTTTAATGGAGAACCCGCAATCGGTAAATCGATTACCGTAATGGCCAGAAGACTGACCGTTGTTGGGGTATTCAAGAAAGAAGGAGAAGATATGATGGGCATGTCCCAGGATAAAAACATCCTGATTCCACTTAACTTCGCCAAAGGTATAATGGATGTGGAAAGTGAACGCTACGATCCAACGATCACTGTAAGGGGAAAGGATTATATTGCTTTAGAAGAGGTAGAAAGTGAGATCAGAGGCGCTATGAGGGCCATTAGAAGAACCAAACCAGGTGCAGAAGATGATTTCGCCCTGAATAAAAGTACCATTGCTTCCAATCAACTGGATCAGATGTTTGGTGTAGTCGATATTGCTGGATGGGTAATCGGTGGATTCTCGATTCTTGTGGGCGGATTCGGAATTGCAAATATCATGTTCGTATCCGTGAAAGAAAGAACCAATATTATTGGAATTCAGAAGTCTTTGGGTGCGAAAAACTATTTTATACTGCTACAATTTCTGTTTGAAGCGATCGCACTCTGCTTACTCGGTGGAGCATTGGGTTTATTATTGGTATACCTGCTGACTTTAGCTTTGACCGCAGGCGGATTTGAAATGATCCTGTTCTGGAAGAATGTGATGCTGGGAGTAACGATATCTGTGGTGATCGGTACGATCTCTGGATTTTGGCCGGCATTTTCGGCATCACGACTAGACCCTGTTGAAGCAATTCGCTCCTAA
- a CDS encoding pyridoxal phosphate-dependent aminotransferase: MTFLSKRINNLSESQTIKMAKLGRELSAKGIDVINLSFGEPDFFTPEFVKEAAKTAVDENYSYYTPVSGYPELRKAIAEKLLRENGLSYSFDQIVVSTGAKQSLANAVMCLVNPGEEVIVPTPYWVSYSEMIKLAEGETVFINATVENNFKITGAQLEAAITPKTKVFMFSSPCNPTGSVYSKEELADLVAVFEKYPNIYIISDEIYEHINFVGKHASIAEFDSIKDRVVLINGFSKSYAMTGWRVGYMAANKELSNACDKMQGQITSGTSSIAQRAALAAYQGGLETVNAMVQEFKSRRDIVYALLKEIPNVKVNLPDGAFYFFPEVKAYFGTSTGDYKINNAEDLCLYLLNEAHVSTVTGEAFGNEDCIRISYAAAEDKLRDAVSRIKAALEKLS; this comes from the coding sequence ATGACATTTTTATCCAAAAGAATCAATAACCTTTCAGAGTCACAGACCATTAAAATGGCTAAGTTAGGCAGAGAACTATCCGCAAAAGGGATAGATGTAATCAATCTGAGCTTTGGTGAGCCGGATTTCTTCACGCCTGAATTTGTTAAGGAAGCAGCGAAGACCGCTGTAGACGAAAACTACTCGTATTATACGCCTGTATCAGGATACCCGGAGTTGCGTAAGGCGATTGCCGAAAAATTATTGAGAGAAAATGGATTGAGCTATAGCTTCGATCAGATTGTGGTATCTACCGGTGCCAAACAATCCTTAGCCAATGCCGTAATGTGCCTGGTAAATCCTGGAGAAGAGGTAATTGTGCCTACTCCATACTGGGTTTCTTATTCAGAAATGATCAAACTTGCAGAAGGTGAAACCGTATTCATCAATGCTACAGTAGAAAACAACTTCAAAATCACCGGTGCACAATTAGAAGCAGCCATCACCCCAAAAACAAAGGTGTTCATGTTCTCTTCTCCTTGTAATCCAACCGGATCAGTATACAGCAAAGAAGAACTTGCAGATCTGGTTGCCGTATTCGAAAAATACCCAAACATTTATATCATCTCAGACGAAATCTATGAGCACATCAACTTTGTAGGCAAACATGCTTCCATCGCTGAATTTGACTCTATAAAAGACAGAGTAGTCCTGATCAATGGATTTTCAAAATCCTATGCAATGACGGGGTGGCGCGTAGGTTATATGGCTGCCAATAAAGAACTTTCCAATGCCTGCGACAAAATGCAGGGGCAAATCACTTCAGGAACATCTTCTATCGCTCAACGTGCAGCTTTAGCAGCTTACCAAGGTGGATTAGAGACTGTAAATGCGATGGTACAGGAATTCAAGAGCCGTAGAGACATCGTTTATGCTTTGTTAAAAGAAATACCTAACGTCAAAGTAAACCTTCCTGACGGAGCCTTCTATTTCTTCCCTGAAGTGAAAGCTTACTTCGGTACCAGCACTGGCGATTACAAAATCAACAATGCCGAAGACCTTTGCTTATATCTGTTAAACGAAGCTCATGTATCTACCGTTACCGGCGAAGCTTTCGGAAACGAAGATTGTATCAGAATTTCTTATGCTGCTGCAGAAGATAAATTAAGAGATGCCGTTTCAAGAATCAAAGCTGCTTTAGAAAAACTAAGCTAG
- a CDS encoding cation diffusion facilitator family transporter yields MLAKFAAYFMTHSNAILTDAAESIVNVLASGFAFYSIYLATLPKDENHPYGHGKVEFFSAFVEGILIALAGLIIVFKSGYDLLFPKVITQLFEGATIIGATGLINLLVGFYLINTGKKHRSITLEADGKHLLTDAITSAGLVVGIVLIQLTKIYWLDSVISIALGLYIIYNGYKLTRRSVGGLMDESNVELVKDIVCILQENRHDAWIDVHNLRAQQYGADLHIDCHITLPYYFDLVKVHQEISDIDKLINGKAEHKTELFIHADPCLPECCNYCNMKNCHVRTEAFNKEIGWTVENATKNKKHFQ; encoded by the coding sequence ATGCTTGCAAAATTTGCGGCATATTTCATGACACACTCTAATGCCATACTTACTGATGCTGCAGAGAGTATCGTAAATGTACTGGCCAGTGGCTTTGCATTTTACAGCATTTACCTCGCCACTTTACCGAAAGATGAAAACCATCCTTATGGCCATGGGAAGGTCGAATTCTTTTCCGCTTTTGTGGAAGGCATCCTCATCGCTTTAGCTGGATTAATCATTGTCTTTAAATCTGGTTATGATCTTTTATTTCCAAAGGTGATCACCCAGTTATTTGAGGGGGCAACGATCATCGGGGCCACCGGACTGATCAATTTACTTGTTGGTTTTTACCTGATCAATACCGGGAAGAAACACCGCTCTATTACATTGGAAGCAGACGGAAAACACCTATTGACCGATGCCATTACCAGTGCCGGGCTGGTGGTCGGTATTGTCCTCATTCAGCTGACTAAAATTTACTGGCTGGACAGTGTGATCTCTATTGCGCTTGGACTATACATCATTTATAACGGCTATAAACTCACCAGACGCTCTGTTGGGGGATTAATGGATGAAAGTAATGTAGAACTGGTAAAAGATATTGTCTGCATTTTGCAGGAGAACAGGCATGATGCCTGGATTGATGTCCACAATCTGCGCGCACAACAGTATGGCGCAGACCTTCATATTGATTGCCACATTACCCTGCCGTATTATTTTGATCTTGTTAAAGTTCACCAGGAAATCTCTGATATCGATAAACTAATTAATGGGAAGGCAGAACATAAAACAGAACTATTTATTCATGCCGATCCTTGTCTGCCGGAATGTTGCAATTATTGTAATATGAAGAATTGCCATGTAAGGACGGAAGCTTTTAATAAAGAAATTGGATGGACGGTAGAGAATGCAACTAAAAACAAAAAACATTTCCAATGA
- a CDS encoding NUDIX hydrolase, producing MSYFNVRVYGLLINDEQQVLISDEQSGGKIFSKFPGGGLELGEGLIDALKREFMEECNAEIEVLEHFYTTDFYEKSSFNDSQILSIYYIVKAVHPLQLNFKSKVFDFDGDSLQSFRWMDLATLKMEDVTFKTDQTVVELLTIKQTT from the coding sequence ATGAGCTATTTTAATGTAAGGGTATACGGTCTTCTTATCAATGACGAGCAACAGGTACTGATCAGTGATGAGCAGTCGGGAGGGAAGATTTTCAGTAAGTTTCCCGGCGGCGGACTGGAATTGGGTGAAGGCCTGATTGATGCGCTGAAAAGAGAGTTTATGGAGGAGTGTAATGCTGAAATTGAAGTGCTTGAACACTTCTATACCACGGATTTTTATGAAAAATCTTCTTTTAATGACAGCCAGATTTTAAGCATCTACTATATCGTAAAAGCAGTTCATCCTTTGCAGCTTAACTTCAAATCAAAGGTCTTTGATTTTGATGGAGATAGCCTGCAATCCTTTCGATGGATGGACCTTGCCACACTTAAAATGGAAGATGTGACCTTTAAAACGGATCAGACAGTGGTAGAACTGCTGACCATTAAACAAACAACATGA
- the bioA gene encoding adenosylmethionine--8-amino-7-oxononanoate transaminase, whose amino-acid sequence MSLTERDQKVIWHPYTQMKNALPHIPIVRGEGVYLFDEDGKKYIDAVSSWWVNIHGHAHPHIAKKVAEQLSVLEHVIFAGFTHEPAVQLAERLLELLPGDQEKVFYTDNGSTAVEVALKMCLQFWSNTGHKGRTKIIAFKEAYHGDTFGAMSVSGRSIFTDPFNSMLFDVEFIDLPTEKNIEQLKSKINYLSNEVACFIFEPMVLGAGGMLMYEGQYLDQLMETCQKHGILTIADEVMTGFGRTGTYFACETLQAKPDIFCLSKGLTGGTMPLGVTTCNQKIFDAFLSDDKLKTLYHGHSFTANPVACAASLASMDILLKPETLANIQRIKAKNEAFAAEIKEHPKVRDVRQKGTILVLEWETGNDTSYLSGLRNQLYLYFLERGIILRPLGNILYILPPYIISDEDLEYIYQTIHQALNDI is encoded by the coding sequence ATGAGTTTAACAGAACGAGATCAGAAAGTAATCTGGCATCCCTACACGCAAATGAAGAATGCCTTGCCACATATTCCCATCGTTAGGGGAGAAGGGGTATACTTGTTTGACGAAGATGGGAAGAAATATATAGATGCAGTGTCCAGCTGGTGGGTAAATATCCATGGACACGCCCATCCGCACATTGCAAAAAAGGTGGCAGAACAGCTGAGTGTACTCGAGCATGTGATCTTTGCCGGATTTACGCATGAGCCTGCGGTCCAGCTGGCAGAACGTTTGCTGGAATTACTTCCAGGCGATCAGGAAAAGGTTTTTTATACCGATAACGGCTCTACTGCGGTAGAGGTTGCTTTGAAGATGTGTCTTCAGTTCTGGTCAAATACCGGTCATAAAGGGCGGACAAAGATCATTGCTTTTAAAGAAGCTTATCATGGTGATACTTTTGGCGCCATGTCTGTCAGCGGACGTAGTATTTTTACGGATCCCTTTAATTCTATGTTGTTTGACGTGGAGTTTATAGACCTTCCTACGGAAAAGAACATAGAGCAGCTGAAGTCGAAAATCAATTACCTGAGCAATGAGGTGGCCTGTTTTATCTTTGAACCGATGGTACTTGGAGCAGGAGGAATGCTGATGTATGAAGGGCAATACCTGGATCAGCTGATGGAGACTTGTCAGAAGCATGGGATCCTGACCATTGCCGATGAAGTGATGACTGGCTTTGGTCGTACGGGAACTTATTTTGCCTGTGAAACATTGCAGGCAAAACCAGATATTTTTTGCCTGTCGAAAGGACTTACCGGAGGCACTATGCCATTGGGAGTCACTACCTGTAATCAAAAGATCTTCGATGCTTTTTTAAGCGATGATAAACTGAAGACCCTGTATCATGGACATTCATTTACCGCAAATCCGGTGGCTTGTGCTGCTTCCCTTGCCAGTATGGACATCCTGCTGAAACCGGAAACGCTGGCCAATATTCAACGGATAAAAGCTAAAAATGAAGCTTTTGCAGCAGAAATAAAGGAACACCCTAAGGTTCGTGATGTACGCCAGAAAGGTACGATCCTCGTACTGGAATGGGAAACAGGAAATGATACTTCCTATCTAAGTGGACTCAGGAATCAGTTGTACCTTTACTTTTTAGAACGGGGAATCATTTTGAGGCCTCTGGGTAATATTCTATATATTTTACCTCCTTATATCATTAGTGATGAAGATCTGGAGTACATTTACCAAACTATTCACCAAGCATTAAACGATATCTAA
- the pdeM gene encoding ligase-associated DNA damage response endonuclease PdeM, which yields MTITCKEEELILSKERSIYWAAQKMLIISDLHIGKSAHFRKHGIQVPSGIGESDLQRLARLIDLYDPQTLLITGDMFHHKSNTEVTVFSQWRKEFSKLKFQLIKGNHDKLSPVEYASLDIELIQKELICGPFRFIHEKPESTDTTYTISGHIHPGVTLYGKARQRLNFPCFYFGENYAVLPAFSAFTGLSRIQPQKNDRFYAITPSGVIAV from the coding sequence ATGACCATCACCTGTAAGGAAGAAGAATTGATATTGAGTAAGGAAAGATCCATCTACTGGGCGGCTCAAAAGATGTTGATCATCAGCGATCTCCATATCGGTAAATCGGCACACTTCCGAAAACATGGGATCCAGGTCCCTTCAGGTATTGGAGAAAGTGACCTGCAAAGACTGGCCAGATTGATTGATCTTTATGATCCTCAAACATTACTCATTACCGGAGATATGTTTCATCATAAGAGCAATACTGAGGTAACCGTATTCTCACAATGGCGAAAGGAATTCAGCAAGCTGAAATTTCAACTGATCAAGGGCAATCATGACAAATTAAGTCCGGTAGAATACGCGTCCCTGGATATTGAGCTGATTCAAAAGGAACTGATTTGTGGTCCCTTCCGCTTTATCCATGAAAAGCCGGAATCAACAGATACGACCTATACCATTTCCGGCCATATCCATCCGGGAGTAACCTTATATGGAAAAGCAAGACAACGGTTAAACTTCCCTTGTTTTTATTTTGGGGAAAACTATGCGGTACTGCCTGCATTCAGTGCGTTTACTGGGTTGAGCAGGATACAACCGCAAAAGAATGATCGCTTTTATGCGATCACTCCTTCCGGTGTTATTGCTGTTTAA
- a CDS encoding ligase-associated DNA damage response DEXH box helicase, producing MGIETSKGYKQVIKWLKLSRKKPFRFQTDAWQYYAEGYCGLVNAPTGFGKTFSLFLAAVIEELNSRAEKTSTASKKKKTDTGLKLIWITPLRALAKDLARAMREVCAELELDWQVSVRNGDTTAAEKLKQKKQMPEVLIITPESMHLLLAQKDIAIHFHHLQCIVADEWHELMGSKRGVMAELAISRIRGIVKEKHPERLLRIWGISATIGNMEQALEVLVPYPEALKTIIKADIEKKIKIRSILPDHIDMLPWAGHLGHKLAHKLLPIIHKSKTTLIFTNTRGQAELWYQNLLALDENLAGQIAIHHGSIDYELRNWIEDALHSGILKAVISTSSLDLGVDFKPVDTVVQIGSPKGVARFLQRAGRSGHSPNETSVIYFLPTHALELVEAAAIKEAAKTQQIESRDPIVMAFDTLIQYLVTLAVGDGFDDHKIYLEVKETHAFNELLPSEWGWIMQFISTGGDSLSAYTEFSKVLKKDGLWKVESRQVAMRHRLHIGTIVSDPMLKVKYLGGGYIGMVEESFISKMKPGNSFTLAGRVLEFIMVKEMTALVRRSKLKRAITPSWMGGRISLSANLGSILRKKYNETLDKDHEDEELDIILPLFERQAKVSHVPKSDEFLIELIHTKDGYHFFAYPFEGRQVHEVMAALIAYRLSRKTPISFSIAMNDYGFELLSEYPIPLDEENIKALFSPENLGEDIVGSINSTEMAKRKFRDIACISGLVFQGFPGKYTANKHLQSSAALFFNVFTDYDKHNLLLRQAYEEAFYQQIEEPRLLAALQRIQVSKIILIKAESYTPLCFPIKVDSLRENMSTEELGQRIERMTAEADQKIRPVHMKSRKKNDHHL from the coding sequence ATGGGTATAGAAACGAGCAAAGGATATAAACAGGTGATCAAATGGCTGAAGCTGAGCAGGAAGAAACCTTTCCGCTTTCAAACTGATGCCTGGCAATATTATGCAGAAGGCTATTGCGGATTGGTCAATGCACCAACAGGATTCGGAAAAACATTCTCTCTCTTTCTCGCGGCAGTCATCGAAGAGTTGAACAGCCGCGCAGAAAAGACGAGCACCGCCTCAAAAAAGAAGAAAACAGATACCGGATTAAAACTGATCTGGATCACGCCTTTGCGTGCCCTGGCCAAAGACCTTGCACGTGCAATGCGGGAAGTATGTGCAGAATTGGAATTAGACTGGCAGGTATCGGTGAGAAATGGAGATACTACTGCCGCAGAAAAGCTAAAGCAAAAAAAGCAGATGCCGGAAGTATTGATCATCACGCCGGAAAGTATGCACCTGTTACTTGCGCAGAAAGATATCGCGATACATTTTCATCACCTCCAATGTATCGTTGCCGATGAATGGCATGAACTGATGGGAAGCAAACGTGGGGTGATGGCGGAATTGGCCATCTCCAGAATCAGAGGAATTGTTAAAGAAAAACATCCGGAAAGGCTACTCAGAATCTGGGGAATCTCTGCAACGATCGGAAATATGGAACAGGCTTTAGAAGTGCTTGTCCCCTATCCCGAGGCTCTGAAAACCATCATCAAAGCAGATATCGAAAAGAAAATCAAGATCAGATCTATCCTGCCCGATCATATTGATATGCTGCCCTGGGCTGGGCACCTCGGACATAAACTGGCGCATAAACTTTTGCCCATCATTCATAAGAGTAAAACCACCCTCATCTTTACGAATACCCGTGGACAAGCAGAATTATGGTATCAAAACCTGCTCGCACTGGACGAAAATCTGGCCGGACAAATCGCCATACACCATGGTTCTATTGATTACGAACTGCGCAACTGGATAGAAGATGCATTGCATTCGGGCATACTTAAAGCGGTCATCAGTACCTCATCCCTGGATCTTGGTGTAGATTTCAAACCAGTAGATACGGTGGTACAAATTGGTTCACCGAAGGGAGTAGCCCGTTTTTTACAACGTGCCGGCCGAAGCGGACACTCCCCTAATGAGACCTCTGTCATTTACTTTCTGCCTACTCATGCACTGGAACTGGTAGAGGCCGCAGCAATAAAGGAAGCGGCAAAAACCCAGCAGATAGAAAGCAGAGACCCGATAGTCATGGCTTTCGACACCCTGATTCAATACCTGGTCACACTGGCGGTAGGTGATGGTTTTGATGACCATAAAATCTATCTGGAAGTGAAAGAAACACATGCTTTCAACGAACTCCTGCCTTCAGAATGGGGATGGATCATGCAATTCATCAGCACTGGTGGGGACAGCCTCAGCGCCTATACAGAATTCAGCAAAGTATTAAAAAAGGATGGGCTCTGGAAAGTGGAAAGCCGGCAGGTCGCCATGCGGCACCGCCTGCATATCGGAACGATAGTCAGCGATCCCATGCTCAAAGTAAAATACCTTGGTGGTGGATATATTGGAATGGTAGAAGAGTCCTTTATCTCGAAAATGAAGCCAGGCAACAGCTTTACCCTTGCAGGAAGGGTGTTAGAGTTTATCATGGTCAAAGAGATGACTGCATTGGTTCGGCGCAGTAAACTGAAAAGAGCAATTACACCGAGCTGGATGGGTGGAAGAATCTCACTCAGTGCGAATCTGGGTAGTATCCTGAGAAAAAAATACAATGAAACACTGGACAAAGACCATGAGGACGAAGAACTGGATATCATCCTCCCTTTGTTTGAACGACAGGCGAAAGTTTCCCATGTCCCTAAAAGTGATGAGTTTTTGATCGAGCTGATCCATACGAAAGATGGCTACCATTTCTTCGCCTATCCATTTGAAGGCCGACAGGTCCATGAAGTGATGGCTGCCCTAATTGCTTACAGGCTTAGCCGTAAAACTCCGATCAGCTTCTCCATAGCCATGAACGATTATGGTTTCGAACTCCTGAGTGAATATCCGATTCCATTGGATGAAGAAAATATTAAAGCATTGTTTAGTCCGGAAAACCTGGGAGAAGATATCGTAGGCAGCATCAATTCCACAGAAATGGCGAAGCGTAAATTTAGAGACATTGCCTGTATCTCCGGCCTGGTCTTTCAAGGATTCCCGGGTAAATACACAGCCAACAAACATTTACAGTCTTCTGCTGCTTTATTTTTCAATGTTTTCACGGATTATGACAAACATAATTTATTATTGCGTCAGGCTTATGAGGAAGCTTTTTATCAGCAAATAGAAGAACCTAGGTTACTTGCGGCCTTGCAACGCATTCAGGTTAGTAAAATCATCCTGATAAAAGCAGAAAGTTATACCCCGCTGTGTTTTCCAATCAAGGTAGACAGCTTAAGGGAAAACATGAGTACGGAAGAACTGGGACAACGGATCGAAAGGATGACTGCCGAAGCTGATCAGAAAATACGTCCGGTTCACATGAAATCAAGAAAAAAGAATGACCATCACCTGTAA
- a CDS encoding ATP-dependent DNA ligase, which yields MKRFTELIAQLEMSNKTNDKIAALVSYFNEADDLDKPYVIAMFTGKRPRRPVSTALIKAWAIELSGLPPWLFAESYHSVGDLSETIALILPPPSKTTDLPLHQWINALGDLNGKDDESKKNFITNAWDSLDMQERFIFNKLISGNFRIGVSNKMLVNALAKQSHVESNKIMHSIMGKWKPHEISYQELIEGAHVDTDRSWPYPFCLAYALDSQPESLGDVKDWQAEWKWDGIRGQIVKRGGELFIWSRGEELVTDQFPELHFLAEELEDGTVLDGEILSVKEGKVQSFSVLQQRLNRKNISKGQLEMAPIAFYCYDLLEQQGTDQREKTLLIRRKALTEIIKNIKTAGTVVLSPVVEVDSWEDLALLRADSRLNNSEGLMLKKLDSLYHSGRKRGDWWKWKINPYTVDTVMIYAQKGSGRRANFYTDYTFAVRDGEQLITIAKAYSGLTDQEIKEVDAFVKKNAIEKFGPVRTVKPELVFEIAFEGIAESKRHKAGLALRFPRIARWRKDKKAAEINTLDDLRQLLNSTL from the coding sequence TTGAAACGATTTACAGAACTGATCGCTCAGCTGGAAATGAGCAATAAGACCAACGATAAGATCGCAGCTTTAGTGAGCTATTTTAATGAAGCCGATGACCTGGATAAACCCTACGTAATCGCGATGTTCACTGGAAAAAGGCCCCGGCGACCAGTCAGCACTGCCTTAATTAAAGCATGGGCCATTGAGCTCAGTGGACTCCCACCCTGGTTGTTTGCAGAAAGCTATCACAGTGTAGGTGACCTGAGTGAAACAATTGCCTTGATTCTTCCTCCTCCGTCAAAGACCACAGATCTCCCCTTACACCAATGGATCAATGCGCTTGGAGATTTAAATGGAAAGGACGATGAAAGCAAGAAAAACTTTATTACCAACGCCTGGGATAGCCTGGATATGCAGGAAAGATTCATCTTTAATAAACTCATTTCCGGAAATTTCAGAATCGGGGTATCCAACAAAATGCTGGTTAACGCATTGGCAAAACAAAGTCATGTAGAAAGTAATAAGATCATGCACAGCATCATGGGTAAATGGAAACCGCATGAAATCAGTTATCAGGAGCTCATTGAAGGTGCACATGTAGATACCGACCGTTCCTGGCCCTATCCCTTTTGTCTGGCTTATGCATTGGACAGTCAGCCGGAATCTTTGGGCGATGTTAAAGACTGGCAGGCAGAATGGAAATGGGATGGCATCCGCGGACAAATTGTGAAACGTGGCGGAGAATTGTTCATCTGGTCGAGAGGGGAAGAACTGGTGACAGATCAATTTCCTGAGTTACATTTCCTGGCGGAGGAACTGGAGGATGGAACAGTGCTGGATGGAGAGATCCTCTCTGTTAAAGAAGGAAAAGTGCAGTCGTTCTCTGTCCTTCAACAGCGGTTGAACCGTAAAAACATATCCAAAGGGCAGCTGGAAATGGCACCAATTGCATTTTACTGTTATGACCTTTTAGAGCAACAGGGAACCGATCAAAGGGAAAAAACTTTACTGATCCGTCGCAAAGCATTAACAGAAATCATTAAAAATATTAAAACCGCAGGAACCGTTGTCTTATCACCCGTTGTTGAAGTTGATTCCTGGGAGGACCTCGCTTTGCTCCGGGCAGATTCCAGATTGAACAATAGTGAAGGATTGATGCTCAAAAAACTGGATTCACTTTACCATAGCGGGAGAAAAAGAGGCGACTGGTGGAAATGGAAAATCAATCCTTACACCGTGGATACCGTGATGATCTATGCACAGAAAGGCAGCGGCAGAAGGGCTAACTTTTACACCGATTATACTTTTGCCGTCCGGGATGGGGAACAGCTGATCACGATTGCAAAGGCCTATTCCGGATTAACAGATCAGGAAATTAAAGAGGTGGATGCCTTTGTAAAGAAAAATGCGATCGAAAAATTTGGCCCGGTCCGTACGGTTAAACCAGAATTGGTTTTTGAGATCGCCTTTGAAGGAATCGCAGAAAGTAAACGCCACAAGGCAGGCCTGGCCTTACGATTCCCCAGAATCGCCAGATGGCGAAAAGACAAAAAAGCTGCAGAAATCAATACACTGGATGATTTACGACAGTTGTTAAATTCGACTTTATAA